The proteins below are encoded in one region of Nitrospira lenta:
- a CDS encoding MBL fold metallo-hydrolase RNA specificity domain-containing protein gives MKLSFHGAARSVTGSRHLLEMASCRLLLDCGMFQGRREEAAAQNRALGFDPRSLSGVLLSHAHIDHSGALPMLMQQRFSGKVHLTRATADLTAIMLQDAARIQESDCRYVNKQERRRGTKCVQALFDSDDVEAITRRFVGVRYDDTIKIAPRVTATFHDAGHILGSAAVRVKYTVRGNTTTVLFSGDLGRSHMPILRDPEPPPPCDVLILESTYGDRLHEQAGEEMKQKAQDLIAHAKAHKSKIIVPAFAVGRTQELVMRIKELVVEDRIDPIPIYIDSPLASKATEVFRHHPECYDAETYRTFTEDGDPFASRYIRFISSPDDSKRLNAMKGPMIIISSSGMCEGGRVLHHLKHAIDDEANVIVFVGFQAEHTLGRKLVEGWDVVPIFGVPTKRRAQVVKFNGFSAHADRNDLLAYVRAISPLPSKVFIVHGEEKQALSLGAAIQNEHPAIDVTIPHRGSSHEI, from the coding sequence ATGAAACTCTCCTTTCATGGGGCAGCCCGTTCGGTGACGGGGAGCCGGCATCTTCTTGAGATGGCCAGTTGCCGGCTGTTGTTGGACTGCGGCATGTTTCAGGGACGACGAGAAGAAGCGGCGGCGCAGAATCGAGCACTGGGATTCGATCCCCGATCATTGTCCGGCGTCCTCCTCTCGCACGCGCATATCGATCATTCCGGTGCCCTGCCGATGCTGATGCAGCAGCGTTTTTCCGGCAAAGTTCATTTGACTCGGGCGACGGCGGATCTCACCGCGATCATGCTGCAGGATGCGGCTCGGATACAGGAAAGCGATTGCCGCTATGTGAATAAGCAAGAGCGGCGCAGAGGCACCAAGTGTGTGCAGGCCCTCTTCGATAGCGATGACGTCGAAGCCATCACCAGGCGTTTCGTCGGCGTGCGGTATGACGACACCATCAAGATTGCTCCTCGGGTGACGGCGACGTTTCACGATGCCGGACATATCCTTGGGTCGGCGGCGGTCCGCGTCAAGTACACGGTCAGAGGAAATACGACCACCGTCCTCTTTAGCGGCGATCTGGGGCGATCGCACATGCCGATTTTGCGTGATCCCGAACCGCCGCCTCCCTGTGACGTGCTCATTCTGGAATCGACGTACGGCGATCGTTTGCACGAACAAGCGGGCGAGGAAATGAAACAAAAGGCGCAGGACTTGATCGCCCACGCCAAAGCGCACAAGAGCAAGATCATCGTCCCTGCGTTCGCCGTCGGGCGAACCCAGGAGCTCGTGATGCGGATTAAAGAGCTTGTTGTCGAGGACCGCATCGACCCGATCCCCATCTACATTGATTCTCCGCTGGCCTCCAAGGCCACCGAGGTGTTTCGTCACCATCCGGAGTGCTACGACGCAGAAACGTACCGTACATTCACGGAAGACGGCGATCCCTTTGCGTCGCGCTATATTCGGTTTATCTCGTCGCCGGACGACAGCAAACGGCTCAACGCGATGAAGGGGCCGATGATCATCATCTCCTCGTCGGGCATGTGTGAAGGCGGGCGAGTCCTCCATCACTTGAAGCATGCCATCGACGATGAGGCGAACGTCATCGTCTTCGTCGGGTTTCAAGCCGAGCACACGCTGGGGCGCAAGCTCGTCGAAGGCTGGGATGTCGTGCCGATCTTCGGGGTGCCGACGAAGCGGCGGGCGCAGGTCGTGAAATTCAACGGATTCTCGGCCCATGCCGATCGCAACGATCTCCTGGCCTATGTCCGCGCCATCAGTCCCCTTCCCAGCAAAGTCTTTATCGTCCATGGAGAAGAGAAGCAGGCCCTGTCGTTGGGCGCCGCCATCCAGAATGAACATCCCGCCATCGACGTGACCATTCCGCATCGAGGATCCAGTCATGAGATCTAG
- a CDS encoding LOG family protein: MSTNVPEDHSLFDAILASPSYILADRDTEFMQREELRPLRVGLELLKPELIQKEQGIQSTVVVFGSARVPEPAAAVAALLAAEQAAALQPNDQALQRQVAIAKRRRDLSAYYEVAREFARLVSSSCQIDGRCDYVIVTGGGPGIMEAANRGAADVQAKSIGLNITLPHEQRPNPYITPELCFQFRYFALRKMHFLIRAKALVAFPGGFGTFDELFETLTLIQTGKVTGVSVVLVGRTFWERAINWDFLVEQGLIGPQDLGLFHYAETAQEAWDLIARTHDVRPAQ, encoded by the coding sequence ATGAGTACAAACGTTCCTGAAGACCATTCCCTCTTCGACGCTATTCTCGCTTCTCCATCGTATATCCTCGCCGATCGCGATACCGAATTTATGCAGCGGGAAGAGCTGCGGCCTCTCCGGGTCGGACTTGAACTGCTCAAGCCGGAACTCATTCAAAAAGAGCAGGGGATTCAATCCACTGTCGTGGTCTTCGGGAGCGCCCGTGTCCCGGAGCCCGCCGCTGCAGTGGCGGCCTTGCTTGCGGCCGAACAAGCCGCGGCGTTGCAGCCGAATGATCAAGCGCTCCAGCGTCAGGTCGCTATCGCCAAGCGGCGACGAGATCTCTCTGCGTATTACGAGGTGGCCCGCGAATTTGCCCGGCTCGTATCTAGTTCCTGTCAGATCGACGGGCGGTGCGACTATGTCATCGTGACCGGCGGTGGACCGGGCATCATGGAAGCGGCCAATCGTGGCGCCGCGGACGTGCAGGCCAAGTCCATCGGGCTCAACATTACCCTGCCGCACGAGCAGCGCCCGAATCCCTACATCACCCCGGAGCTGTGCTTCCAGTTTCGCTATTTTGCGCTCCGGAAAATGCATTTTCTTATTCGCGCCAAAGCCTTGGTCGCATTCCCTGGAGGGTTCGGCACCTTTGACGAACTGTTCGAAACGCTGACCCTGATCCAAACCGGCAAAGTGACCGGCGTCAGCGTCGTGCTTGTCGGTCGGACGTTCTGGGAACGCGCGATCAATTGGGATTTTCTCGTCGAACAAGGATTGATCGGTCCGCAGGACCTGGGTCTCTTTCACTATGCCGAGACCGCGCAGGAAGCGTGGGATCTGATTGCTCGCACCCACGATGTGAGGCCGGCGCAATGA
- the bamE gene encoding outer membrane protein assembly factor BamE domain-containing protein — translation MFKRCTGIVLMAVLILTQGCVVTRGTLGEPLRDESIAQIKKGLSTMSEVVALLGTPERVVRGNDREIFHYYYYDGKSPALLLLVLNLVRMEVKSDNLYVFFGRNGLVEEVLYSKRTPNVEFKLWPFGS, via the coding sequence ATGTTTAAACGGTGTACGGGTATTGTTCTCATGGCCGTTTTGATTCTGACTCAAGGGTGCGTGGTTACGCGAGGCACGCTCGGTGAGCCGCTGCGGGATGAATCGATTGCGCAGATCAAGAAAGGCCTCAGTACCATGAGCGAAGTCGTGGCTCTGTTGGGAACTCCCGAGCGCGTGGTGCGAGGGAATGATCGGGAAATCTTTCACTACTACTACTACGATGGGAAATCGCCGGCCCTGCTACTTCTGGTTCTGAATCTCGTTCGGATGGAAGTGAAAAGTGACAATCTCTATGTCTTCTTTGGACGAAACGGTCTTGTCGAAGAAGTCTTGTACAGCAAGCGGACGCCGAATGTGGAATTCAAGCTGTGGCCGTTTGGAAGCTAA
- a CDS encoding GNAT family N-acetyltransferase, producing the protein MTIPQDWTIRSGRLDDIERLVAFSQAMALETEGRRLEADRLQRGTRALLNSTTHGFFLVAEQPLTSQVVGQLMITYEWSDWRNASFWWIQSVYVAPAWRRKGVFRKMHAKVIEQAKADPGVCGVRLYVESKNSVAQDVYRRVGLKPSSYSVFETDFVLGHAHSLQDRPDEA; encoded by the coding sequence ATGACTATTCCACAAGACTGGACGATCAGATCGGGCCGCCTCGATGATATCGAGCGTCTCGTCGCATTTAGCCAAGCCATGGCGCTCGAAACAGAAGGTCGACGGTTGGAGGCGGATCGCCTGCAACGCGGGACGCGGGCGTTGCTGAATTCCACCACCCATGGATTTTTTCTGGTGGCGGAACAGCCGCTGACCAGCCAGGTTGTCGGCCAATTGATGATCACCTATGAATGGAGTGACTGGCGCAATGCGTCATTTTGGTGGATCCAAAGCGTGTACGTCGCCCCGGCTTGGCGGCGGAAGGGCGTCTTTCGGAAGATGCACGCGAAGGTGATCGAGCAAGCCAAGGCCGATCCGGGGGTCTGTGGCGTGCGTCTCTACGTGGAGTCTAAAAACAGCGTCGCCCAAGACGTGTATCGACGTGTGGGGCTCAAGCCTTCATCCTATTCCGTATTTGAAACGGATTTCGTGCTCGGACATGCGCACAGCTTACAAGATCGTCCCGACGAAGCGTAG
- a CDS encoding DUF502 domain-containing protein, with translation MLRDIWRIFATGLFLLVPAWATYLILTALFWTLDELIVTMVGDRFPLHIPGLGLITMILLVITVGACTTHLIGQRIVAYIERRLDQIPLVRSIYLTMKGMTDILNFRSRFGQSTVVAFPFPRNGLWALGFVMGTAPPVLQVAPINRLLMVFVPTAIHPFTGYLAFVPEGEVQLLNLPAEDAMKMEFSAGLFKPAPGWLQPPHAAQRVL, from the coding sequence ATGCTGCGAGATATCTGGCGGATCTTTGCGACAGGCCTCTTTCTCCTCGTCCCGGCTTGGGCTACCTATCTCATCCTTACGGCCTTATTTTGGACCCTTGATGAGTTAATCGTCACAATGGTCGGAGACCGATTCCCTCTTCACATCCCTGGCCTCGGGCTCATCACCATGATCCTCCTCGTCATCACCGTGGGAGCGTGTACGACGCATCTGATCGGTCAACGGATCGTGGCATACATTGAACGCCGGTTGGACCAAATTCCTCTGGTGCGTAGCATCTATCTGACGATGAAGGGCATGACCGATATCTTGAATTTTCGGTCGAGGTTCGGTCAAAGCACCGTCGTCGCGTTTCCTTTTCCGCGCAACGGACTGTGGGCATTGGGATTTGTCATGGGAACAGCTCCCCCCGTACTACAAGTCGCGCCCATCAATCGGCTTTTGATGGTCTTTGTTCCGACAGCCATTCATCCATTTACCGGTTATCTCGCCTTCGTTCCGGAAGGCGAGGTGCAGCTTCTCAATTTACCGGCTGAAGATGCGATGAAAATGGAGTTCTCAGCAGGCCTATTCAAGCCCGCGCCGGGCTGGTTACAACCCCCTCACGCAGCACAGCGAGTATTATGA
- a CDS encoding Trm112 family protein, which yields MAIDKDLLAILCCPETKQPVSLADEGLIQRLNEAISRGGLLNRGKQGVTQRVDGGLVRADAKIFYPIRENIPVMLIDEGILLEQIG from the coding sequence ATGGCTATTGATAAAGATCTGTTAGCAATTCTTTGCTGTCCTGAAACAAAACAGCCGGTCTCGCTGGCAGATGAGGGGCTCATTCAGCGGCTTAACGAGGCGATCAGTCGTGGCGGGCTGCTGAATAGAGGAAAGCAGGGGGTCACTCAACGAGTAGACGGCGGTCTGGTGCGAGCCGACGCAAAAATCTTCTATCCTATTCGCGAGAACATCCCCGTGATGCTGATCGATGAAGGGATTCTCCTCGAACAAATAGGATGA